Proteins encoded in a region of the Macrobrachium nipponense isolate FS-2020 chromosome 39, ASM1510439v2, whole genome shotgun sequence genome:
- the LOC135210402 gene encoding uncharacterized protein LOC135210402 yields the protein MKICRYPWSPITVYSENAVAFSDVSTFLQEMYDEGVTKQFLRKTGIRWIFQTPRSPWKGGFFERLIGVVKRTLATALHCNLFSEEQLRTLIKEAEAVVNIHPLMYTGDMREDQALTSSHLICGDVIRLLPPVVLKDVHLTLTTRQLRQQYFRLTESLDRLKHYWREGYLKSLRELTT from the coding sequence ATGAAGATTTGCCGCTACCCATGGTCCCCTATCACTGTTTACAGTGAAAATGCAGTGGCCTTCAGTGATGTAAGTACCTTTCTGCAGGAGATGTATGATGAGGGCGTCACTAAACAATTCCTACGTAAGACAGGAATAAGGTGGATCTTCCAGACTCCTAGGTCTCCCTGGAAAGGGGGATTCTTCGAGAGGTTGATTGGGGTAGTCAAAAGGACATTGGCAACCGCACTACACTGTAACCTCTTCAGCGAAGAACAACTGCGAACCCTCATTAAGGAGGCAGAGGCTGTTGTTAACATCCACCCTTTAATGTACACCGGGGACATGCGTGAGGATCAAGCTCTTACCTCATCGCACCTCATCTGTGGAGATGTAATTCGTCTGCTACCACCCGTGGTTCTTAAAGATGTGCATTTAACGTTAACGACTCGTCAGCTACGTCAACAGTATTTCAGGTTGACAGAGTCCCTCGACCGCTTAAAACACTACTGGAGGGAAGGTTACCTGAAGTCACTACGGGAGCTCACAACCTAA